From the genome of Solidesulfovibrio carbinolicus, one region includes:
- a CDS encoding peptidylprolyl isomerase, protein MVSKGRSSWLRAILALCCVLAATLGGVSAAWAKGGNPVVKLTTNKGDIVIELDKEKAPATTANFLNYVKKGHYDGLIFHRVINGFMVQGGGMDKNMKEKGTDAPIQNEADNGLKNKAYTVAMARTGDPHSATAQFFINVADNGFLDHTGKNPQGWGYAVFGKVTSGQEVVDAIKAVPTMTKGFHENVPVVPVVIEKAEVVSE, encoded by the coding sequence ATGGTTTCAAAAGGCCGTTCGAGTTGGCTGCGGGCGATCCTCGCCCTGTGCTGCGTTCTGGCCGCAACCCTGGGTGGCGTATCCGCCGCCTGGGCCAAGGGAGGCAATCCTGTGGTCAAATTGACGACCAACAAAGGCGATATCGTCATCGAGCTGGACAAGGAAAAGGCCCCGGCCACCACGGCCAATTTCCTGAACTACGTGAAAAAGGGCCACTACGACGGCCTGATCTTTCACCGGGTCATAAACGGCTTCATGGTCCAGGGCGGCGGCATGGACAAGAACATGAAGGAAAAGGGCACCGACGCCCCGATCCAGAACGAAGCCGACAACGGGCTCAAGAACAAGGCCTACACCGTGGCCATGGCCCGCACCGGCGATCCGCATTCGGCCACGGCCCAGTTCTTCATCAACGTGGCCGACAACGGCTTCCTGGACCACACCGGCAAGAACCCGCAGGGTTGGGGCTACGCCGTTTTCGGCAAGGTCACCTCGGGCCAGGAAGTGGTGGACGCCATCAAGGCCGTGCCGACCATGACCAAAGGCTTCCACGAGAACGTGCCGGTCGTCCCGGTGGTGATCGAGAAGGCCGAGGTGGTGAGCGAGTAA
- a CDS encoding 4Fe-4S dicluster domain-containing protein encodes MGRNRVVVYPDWCKGCGICAAFCPKKVFAVGQDGKARVVNEEACVNCGFCEPHCPDFAVLVIPGETDQTPCPSETVKDPAEQPAAKEVKP; translated from the coding sequence ATGGGACGCAATCGTGTCGTTGTCTATCCGGACTGGTGCAAGGGCTGCGGCATATGCGCCGCGTTTTGCCCCAAAAAGGTCTTTGCCGTGGGCCAGGACGGCAAGGCCCGTGTCGTAAACGAGGAAGCCTGCGTCAACTGCGGTTTTTGCGAGCCGCATTGCCCGGATTTCGCCGTCCTGGTCATCCCGGGCGAAACCGACCAGACGCCGTGTCCATCGGAAACGGTGAAGGACCCGGCCGAACAACCCGCCGCCAAGGAGGTCAAGCCGTGA
- a CDS encoding 2-oxoacid:acceptor oxidoreductase subunit alpha encodes MTAPRKKRREAFLLGNEAVVEGALAAGCTFYAGYPITPSTEIMECMARRLPHVPDGAFIQMEDEIASMGAVIGASLAGRKAMTATSGPGFSLMQEQIGYAAMTETPLVLVNVMRGGASTGLPTSPGQGDVQQARWGAHGDHPIIVLSATDVPECVEMTVAAFNFAEKYRSPVILLLDEITAHTREKIELPEPGDFEVFSRLTPTMPPEWYKPYEETMRGVPPMPPIGSGYRFHVTGLTHDPLGFPTSRPEEVRALTERQFRKIDRFFEDIQIVEHVDTADAEVVVIAYGCVARSARLAVNQAREAGVRAGLLVLKTLYPFPRRHVEPMLRNCRLAVVPELNMGQLSREVKRVNEGYTTVRTINRIDGQIITPSQILKEIA; translated from the coding sequence GTGACCGCCCCCCGCAAGAAACGCCGCGAAGCCTTTCTCCTTGGCAACGAGGCCGTGGTGGAAGGAGCGCTGGCCGCCGGCTGCACCTTCTACGCCGGCTACCCCATCACGCCTTCCACGGAAATCATGGAGTGCATGGCCAGGCGCCTGCCCCATGTGCCCGACGGGGCCTTTATCCAGATGGAGGACGAAATCGCCTCCATGGGCGCGGTCATCGGTGCGTCCCTGGCCGGGCGCAAGGCCATGACCGCCACCTCCGGCCCGGGCTTTTCGCTCATGCAGGAGCAGATCGGCTACGCCGCCATGACCGAGACGCCGCTGGTGCTCGTCAACGTCATGCGCGGCGGGGCCAGCACCGGCCTGCCGACAAGCCCCGGCCAGGGCGACGTCCAGCAGGCCCGATGGGGGGCGCATGGCGACCATCCCATCATCGTGCTCTCGGCCACCGACGTGCCCGAGTGCGTGGAGATGACCGTCGCCGCGTTTAATTTCGCCGAGAAGTACCGCAGCCCGGTCATCCTGCTCCTCGATGAAATCACCGCCCACACCCGGGAAAAGATCGAGCTGCCCGAACCCGGGGACTTCGAGGTGTTCTCCCGCCTGACCCCGACCATGCCGCCCGAGTGGTACAAGCCCTACGAGGAGACCATGCGCGGCGTGCCGCCCATGCCGCCCATCGGCTCGGGCTACCGCTTTCATGTTACTGGCCTCACCCACGATCCGCTGGGCTTCCCCACCAGCCGCCCCGAAGAGGTGCGCGCGCTCACCGAACGCCAGTTCCGCAAGATCGACCGCTTCTTCGAGGACATCCAGATCGTGGAGCATGTCGATACGGCCGACGCCGAGGTGGTGGTCATCGCCTACGGCTGCGTGGCCCGCTCGGCCCGGCTGGCCGTCAATCAGGCCCGGGAAGCCGGGGTGCGGGCCGGCCTTTTGGTGCTCAAGACCCTGTACCCCTTCCCGCGCCGCCATGTGGAGCCGATGCTGCGCAACTGCCGGCTGGCCGTGGTGCCCGAACTCAACATGGGCCAGCTCTCCCGGGAGGTCAAACGGGTCAACGAAGGCTACACCACCGTGCGCACGATCAACCGCATCGACGGGCAGATCATTACGCCCTCCCAGATCCTCAAGGAGATCGCGTGA
- a CDS encoding 2-oxoacid:ferredoxin oxidoreductase subunit beta — protein MAEITQLIHQYLRHNKKFPLVFCPGCGHGIVLGSLVRSVHALGLPKDDVVIVAGIGCSGRIAAYVDFNTVHTTHGRALTVATGIKMANPKLTVIAVMGDGDAFSIGGNHLIHAARRNIGVTALVLNNFIYGMTGGQCSSTTPEGAYSHTCPQGQLESAFDIVELTRAAGAAGVSRGTVYHVKELDALMAEAISRPGFNLVEALTPCFTQYGRGNGFKSAVEMFKWLKSSCLPVDRYEKLEDRTGKLPIGTFVRRDVDGLETRWANMRQALAAKKGGAA, from the coding sequence ATGGCTGAAATAACCCAACTCATCCATCAGTACCTGCGGCACAACAAGAAGTTTCCGCTGGTCTTCTGTCCGGGGTGCGGCCACGGCATCGTGCTGGGGTCGCTGGTGCGCAGCGTCCACGCCCTGGGCCTGCCCAAGGACGACGTGGTCATCGTGGCCGGCATCGGCTGCTCGGGCCGCATCGCCGCCTACGTCGACTTCAACACCGTCCACACCACCCACGGCCGGGCGCTCACCGTGGCCACCGGCATCAAGATGGCCAACCCCAAGCTCACCGTCATCGCGGTCATGGGCGACGGCGACGCCTTCTCCATCGGCGGCAACCATCTGATCCACGCCGCCCGGCGCAACATCGGCGTCACGGCCTTGGTGCTCAACAACTTCATCTACGGCATGACCGGCGGCCAGTGCTCCTCCACCACCCCCGAAGGGGCCTATTCCCACACCTGCCCCCAGGGGCAGCTGGAAAGCGCCTTCGACATCGTGGAGCTGACCAGGGCGGCCGGCGCGGCCGGCGTGTCCCGGGGCACGGTCTACCACGTCAAGGAACTCGACGCCCTGATGGCCGAAGCCATCTCGCGCCCGGGCTTCAACCTCGTCGAGGCGCTCACTCCGTGCTTCACCCAGTACGGACGCGGCAACGGCTTTAAAAGCGCCGTGGAGATGTTCAAGTGGCTCAAGTCCTCCTGTCTGCCGGTGGATCGCTACGAAAAGCTTGAGGACCGCACGGGCAAGCTCCCCATCGGGACGTTCGTGCGCCGCGACGTGGACGGCCTGGAGACGCGCTGGGCGAACATGCGGCAGGCCCTTGCCGCCAAGAAGGGAGGTGCGGCATGA
- a CDS encoding 2-oxoacid:acceptor oxidoreductase family protein: MTGAPKDKTAAKPAKAAAAKAANGNGNGNGNGQALARYEIRLSGLGGQGILTMGKLLGQALAIGHSYYVTQTQSYGPEARGGASRADLVVSSEPISYPKTEYLDLLVALSQEAAASYYSYLKPRGALLIDADLVRQSPSSVALALPFTRLAREKVGVPQATNVVALGAVAYLLPFARIEAMRKSLKESLPEKIRDANIKALNLGYQEAKKRLGEPIALPDPDGDDDIQAARMDLTEIMTED; encoded by the coding sequence ATGACCGGCGCGCCCAAGGACAAGACTGCGGCCAAGCCCGCCAAGGCGGCTGCGGCCAAGGCGGCCAACGGCAACGGCAACGGCAACGGTAACGGGCAGGCCCTGGCCCGCTACGAGATCCGGCTGTCGGGCCTGGGCGGTCAGGGCATCCTGACCATGGGCAAGCTGCTCGGCCAGGCTCTGGCCATCGGCCACAGCTACTACGTCACCCAGACCCAGAGCTACGGCCCCGAGGCCCGGGGCGGGGCCAGTCGGGCCGACCTCGTGGTCAGTTCCGAACCCATCAGCTATCCCAAGACCGAATACCTCGACCTGCTCGTGGCCCTGTCCCAGGAGGCTGCGGCCAGCTATTATTCGTACCTCAAGCCGCGCGGGGCGCTGCTTATCGACGCTGATCTGGTGCGCCAAAGCCCGTCCAGCGTGGCCCTGGCCCTGCCCTTTACGCGCCTGGCCCGGGAGAAGGTGGGCGTGCCCCAGGCCACCAACGTGGTGGCCCTTGGCGCGGTGGCTTATCTGCTGCCCTTTGCCCGCATCGAGGCCATGCGCAAAAGCCTCAAGGAATCGCTGCCGGAAAAGATCCGTGACGCCAACATCAAGGCCTTAAATCTCGGCTACCAGGAGGCGAAAAAGCGCCTGGGCGAACCCATTGCCCTGCCGGACCCGGACGGCGACGACGACATCCAGGCCGCGCGCATGGACTTGACCGAGATCATGACCGAGGATTAG
- a CDS encoding ATP-grasp domain-containing protein: protein MLLTEHAGKELLAEAAIAVPPGVALEPDDAGAATPPFPGPYFLKAQVLGGGRGKAGGVLPVADVSALPEAARTLFSSTFGGVRPPFLRLEAAVPFDRAFYLSLGVSRGRKGFCLTIGREGGVDVEALAGTEALLVIDVPPSLVCPPYAARAAFFHLQLPAEAYAPFETLLSRLFGAVADNGLLLAEINPLAYCAGERFVALDAKVTIDDNVAALRPALARYRDARFATPTESRAAEHRLSFVSLPGRVGLVANGAGLAMATMDALEAAGLPAANFLDFGGTADPARLRVAFDLLFADPAVEACCVNMYGGILSCADVAEAMACALDGEDGRPVVVRFAGNAAKAGMERLRAMPGNRVRVAEDMDQAVVMLAEAVAPGERRPVDVLAGVCPAPTPGDAAARLRSHGCPKRPPLPSLLDLGPDSGVLVQGLTGRAGRAHARRMRAYGTPVVAGVTPFRGGSEVDGLPVYDTVAQAMARHDIALSVIFVPAAGAADAIEEAAAAGVARIVCITDGIPQRDMLAVLAALAGRQATLIGPNTPGLILPGQWFSAGIMPTEPFTPGPVAIFSRSGTLTYEVASRLTAAGIGQAVAAGMGGDPFGGAGFVELCEMVRDDARVRAVMVIGEVGGTAEEELAEYVAATKYPKPVAAFVAGVSAPPGRTLGHAGALLERPGGVAAKLACLARAGIPVCGELGEVAGVMAEALCRW, encoded by the coding sequence ATGCTGCTGACCGAACACGCCGGCAAGGAACTGCTGGCCGAAGCCGCCATCGCCGTGCCCCCCGGCGTCGCCCTGGAACCGGACGACGCCGGGGCGGCCACGCCGCCTTTTCCCGGACCGTATTTCCTTAAAGCCCAGGTGCTCGGCGGCGGCCGGGGCAAGGCGGGCGGCGTGTTGCCCGTGGCCGACGTCTCGGCGCTTCCCGAAGCGGCCAGGACCCTGTTTTCCAGCACCTTCGGCGGCGTCAGGCCGCCTTTTTTGCGCCTGGAGGCGGCGGTGCCCTTTGATCGCGCCTTCTATCTGTCCCTGGGCGTTTCGCGGGGGCGCAAGGGCTTTTGCCTCACCATCGGCCGGGAGGGCGGGGTGGATGTGGAAGCCCTGGCCGGCACCGAGGCGCTTCTCGTCATCGACGTGCCGCCAAGCCTTGTCTGTCCGCCCTATGCAGCCCGGGCGGCGTTTTTCCATTTGCAACTGCCTGCCGAGGCCTACGCGCCCTTTGAAACCTTGCTGTCGCGGCTTTTCGGGGCCGTGGCCGACAATGGGCTGCTCCTGGCCGAGATCAATCCCCTGGCCTACTGCGCCGGAGAGCGTTTCGTGGCCCTGGACGCCAAGGTGACCATCGACGACAACGTGGCCGCCTTGCGCCCGGCCCTGGCTCGCTACCGCGACGCCCGCTTCGCCACCCCTACCGAGAGCCGGGCCGCCGAGCACCGGCTGTCCTTCGTCAGCCTGCCCGGCCGGGTGGGGCTGGTGGCCAATGGCGCGGGGCTGGCCATGGCCACCATGGACGCGTTGGAGGCGGCCGGACTGCCGGCGGCCAATTTCCTCGACTTCGGCGGCACGGCCGACCCCGCGCGTCTGCGCGTCGCCTTTGATCTGCTTTTTGCCGATCCGGCCGTGGAGGCCTGCTGCGTCAACATGTACGGCGGCATCCTGTCCTGCGCCGATGTGGCCGAGGCCATGGCCTGCGCCCTGGACGGGGAAGACGGGCGGCCGGTGGTGGTGCGGTTTGCCGGCAACGCGGCCAAGGCCGGCATGGAACGGCTGCGCGCTATGCCCGGGAACCGGGTCCGGGTGGCCGAGGACATGGACCAGGCCGTGGTCATGCTGGCCGAGGCCGTGGCTCCGGGTGAGCGGCGGCCGGTGGACGTCCTGGCCGGCGTCTGCCCGGCGCCGACGCCAGGGGACGCAGCGGCGCGGCTTCGCAGCCACGGCTGTCCGAAACGGCCCCCATTGCCAAGCCTACTGGACCTTGGCCCGGACAGCGGGGTGCTGGTGCAAGGGCTGACCGGCCGGGCCGGCCGGGCCCATGCCCGCCGGATGCGGGCCTACGGCACGCCGGTGGTGGCCGGGGTGACGCCGTTTCGGGGCGGCAGCGAAGTGGACGGCCTGCCGGTCTACGACACCGTGGCCCAGGCCATGGCCCGCCACGACATCGCGCTCTCCGTCATCTTCGTGCCGGCCGCCGGCGCGGCCGACGCCATCGAGGAAGCGGCGGCGGCTGGCGTCGCGCGCATCGTGTGCATTACCGACGGCATCCCCCAGCGCGACATGCTGGCCGTGCTTGCCGCCCTGGCCGGGCGGCAAGCGACGCTGATCGGCCCCAACACGCCCGGGCTCATCCTGCCGGGCCAGTGGTTCTCGGCCGGCATCATGCCCACCGAACCCTTCACGCCCGGCCCTGTGGCGATATTTTCCCGAAGCGGCACGCTCACCTACGAGGTGGCCTCGCGGCTCACGGCGGCGGGCATCGGCCAGGCCGTGGCCGCCGGCATGGGCGGCGATCCGTTCGGCGGGGCGGGGTTCGTGGAGCTGTGCGAGATGGTGCGCGACGACGCCCGGGTGCGGGCGGTGATGGTCATCGGCGAAGTGGGGGGCACGGCCGAGGAGGAGCTGGCCGAATACGTGGCGGCCACGAAGTATCCCAAGCCGGTGGCCGCCTTTGTGGCTGGCGTAAGCGCGCCGCCGGGCCGCACCTTGGGCCATGCCGGGGCGCTTTTGGAGCGGCCTGGCGGCGTGGCGGCCAAGCTGGCCTGCCTGGCCCGGGCCGGTATACCGGTGTGCGGGGAATTGGGCGAAGTGGCCGGGGTTATGGCTGAGGCGCTATGCCGTTGGTAG
- a CDS encoding HEAT repeat domain-containing protein has protein sequence MELHYPRDIARSWREYNKNTCFFLMPFKDKFRKVYSSILQELKKIGFYCTRVDLEDQEGAIINRIVKGIISSHFVVVDLTDQNSNVFYELGLSHALKDSQNVILISQSMDFVPADIKHLRVIVYSLDDMFELVDRVRQHVEKYMHGFDIKLSIRQQYGHLFCNENASFEIEDFFSPLIVEYPKVLLPLVHKKHDPSLGWHDIMGCFFKIRNGIGYNIKTNRPMARAITAVYIDMLILYQDISEIKSEILQALSREEIVGGFSEREKLDQVINLVFKLVTIDSIKQEAIDWIIKYLSRPKVAGVDLARARVEEFVIKENAHELNAQLTKVLSSPVDLQRENISDILGEIGDPSFVSPLENALAIEKNYYAARSIITALGKIAIPESGVRILSWIKVHSNSIVTQNKEFVFQYSGLALSSIDYKNGTTYVDQLNAILASLPGSRTVQE, from the coding sequence ATGGAATTACACTATCCCCGTGACATTGCGCGTAGTTGGCGAGAATACAATAAGAACACCTGTTTCTTTTTAATGCCGTTTAAAGACAAGTTTCGAAAGGTATACTCTTCTATATTACAAGAACTAAAGAAAATAGGATTCTACTGCACGAGGGTCGACCTAGAAGATCAAGAAGGTGCTATAATCAATAGAATTGTCAAAGGAATAATAAGCTCTCATTTTGTTGTTGTCGATCTCACAGATCAGAATTCAAACGTCTTTTATGAACTCGGATTGTCTCACGCTCTAAAAGACAGCCAAAATGTAATATTAATATCTCAAAGCATGGACTTCGTTCCGGCGGATATAAAACATCTTAGGGTTATAGTGTATAGTCTTGATGATATGTTTGAACTTGTAGATAGAGTAAGGCAGCATGTTGAAAAATACATGCATGGATTTGATATAAAGCTTTCAATAAGACAGCAGTACGGACACTTGTTTTGCAATGAAAACGCTTCTTTTGAAATAGAGGATTTTTTTTCACCACTGATTGTTGAATACCCCAAAGTATTGCTGCCGCTTGTCCATAAAAAGCACGATCCATCTCTTGGTTGGCACGACATTATGGGGTGCTTCTTTAAGATAAGAAATGGAATTGGATACAACATCAAGACGAATAGACCCATGGCGAGGGCTATTACAGCCGTATACATAGATATGCTCATTTTGTATCAAGACATATCTGAGATAAAAAGCGAAATATTGCAGGCTTTAAGTCGAGAAGAAATAGTAGGCGGATTTTCGGAAAGAGAAAAACTGGATCAAGTGATTAATCTTGTATTTAAACTTGTTACAATAGACTCCATCAAGCAAGAAGCTATCGACTGGATAATAAAATACCTGTCCAGACCAAAGGTGGCCGGGGTGGACTTGGCAAGAGCACGGGTGGAAGAGTTTGTCATAAAGGAAAATGCACATGAGCTTAATGCCCAATTGACCAAAGTGTTATCTTCTCCGGTTGATTTGCAGCGTGAAAATATTTCTGATATACTCGGGGAAATAGGCGATCCGAGTTTTGTCAGTCCGCTAGAAAATGCACTTGCGATTGAGAAAAACTATTATGCAGCTCGGAGCATAATAACAGCTCTTGGGAAAATTGCCATTCCAGAAAGTGGAGTTCGAATACTGTCATGGATAAAAGTACATTCAAATTCTATCGTCACACAAAATAAAGAATTTGTTTTTCAGTATTCTGGTTTGGCTTTGTCCTCAATTGATTATAAAAACGGAACTACCTACGTTGATCAACTGAATGCTATTTTAGCATCGCTTCCAGGGTCTCGCACGGTACAAGAATAG
- a CDS encoding tyrosine-type recombinase/integrase, which translates to MGNIIFRYLDYCKYEKGVSDNTLKAYKYDIALLENHIKTTYGLDMTKTTKEHIRKYFASLQINNKPKTIKRKLIAIKLFFKYLKESKLTKQSPMQNLKISTKREKTLPRVITKTDLNKLMDFMHTKRNDSEKNAKSYKRFIRDLCIIELLFSTGMRVSEISNLTNDQISIESEVIHLTGKGNKDRRIPICGDPTINVINEYINIHSADTESGGFFFRNRDGNRLSEQSIRNITKKYIKESFILANITPHMFRHTVATMLLENGADIRFIQHFLGHSSITTTQIYAHVSEEAQRRVVARCHPRGGFAG; encoded by the coding sequence ATGGGGAACATCATTTTTCGCTATCTTGATTATTGCAAATATGAGAAGGGCGTGAGCGACAATACGCTGAAGGCCTACAAATACGATATAGCTCTTTTGGAGAATCATATCAAAACAACATACGGCTTGGACATGACCAAGACAACCAAAGAGCACATACGAAAGTACTTTGCATCACTACAAATCAACAACAAGCCAAAGACAATCAAAAGAAAATTAATAGCTATAAAATTGTTTTTTAAGTATTTAAAAGAATCGAAATTAACAAAACAATCCCCCATGCAGAACTTGAAAATTTCAACAAAACGAGAAAAGACACTTCCTCGCGTCATAACAAAGACTGATCTCAACAAACTCATGGATTTCATGCACACAAAAAGAAACGACTCCGAAAAGAATGCTAAGAGTTACAAGAGGTTCATCCGCGACCTGTGTATTATTGAACTACTATTTTCAACAGGGATGCGAGTATCTGAAATATCAAATCTAACAAATGATCAAATCAGCATTGAGAGCGAAGTAATTCACCTTACTGGCAAAGGCAACAAAGACAGAAGAATACCGATCTGTGGAGATCCAACTATAAATGTGATAAATGAATACATAAACATTCACTCAGCCGACACGGAATCCGGAGGTTTCTTTTTTAGAAACCGAGATGGAAACAGGTTGTCAGAGCAATCAATTCGAAATATTACAAAGAAATACATAAAAGAATCGTTCATACTGGCAAATATCACGCCGCACATGTTTCGGCATACGGTCGCCACAATGCTTTTAGAGAACGGCGCGGACATTCGCTTCATCCAGCATTTCCTTGGACACAGCTCCATCACGACGACACAGATTTATGCTCACGTCAGTGAAGAAGCCCAAAGGCGGGTTGTTGCTCGGTGCCACCCCAGGGGAGGGTTTGCAGGATAA
- a CDS encoding PAS domain-containing sensor histidine kinase yields MWDPVAARADPALFGAMADASPDLFFYKDSGLIYRYANHSFCSLFGIDASDILGRTDDEAFPQPSARRHRQADLAVLASRRSQTFEYVVERGDRSVWLQVLKSPVLGTDGAVEGIFCVARNITASKAAEDQNRRAVAVLERDAIDREKELRRTNEELRRQAAKRLKAEKALEESHRSLNCIFENSPIGIAFVTDRIVRRANPRFHQLYALEPGQAVGLPTADFYPDAEAYESFGRHYYPALGAGERVDVVRVMRRHDGTEFWCRIIGQVLDAARPQDGSIWLMEDVTERRLAEEATRAAERLKREFMDNMSHEIRTPLNGILGMAEVLSAGLTDPQQQEMLETLKDSGRALAALLENVLDFARLDAGDVVSRRAAFSLVNLIEGVAASFAGAAMQKGLHLSWRAQPSTPELVVGDGGGLRQILAALVSNAVKFTDAGAIEIVAEAQPSLAASRDAQAMVWVSLAVHDTGIGLSPDQIESIFEPFRQVDGSKTRRHGGAGLGLAIAGKLAAAMGGELAVESEPGRGSVFRFTAPFEVYTAADS; encoded by the coding sequence ATGTGGGATCCTGTTGCCGCCCGGGCCGATCCGGCGCTCTTTGGGGCCATGGCCGACGCTTCTCCGGATCTTTTTTTTTACAAGGATTCCGGGCTGATCTATCGGTATGCCAACCATTCGTTTTGTTCGCTTTTCGGCATCGATGCCTCGGATATACTGGGTCGAACCGATGATGAAGCCTTTCCGCAGCCAAGCGCCAGACGGCATCGCCAGGCCGATCTGGCCGTGCTTGCTTCCCGCCGCTCCCAGACGTTTGAATATGTTGTTGAGCGCGGCGACCGCTCGGTCTGGCTCCAAGTGCTCAAATCCCCTGTTCTGGGGACGGACGGCGCGGTGGAAGGCATTTTCTGCGTCGCCCGCAACATCACCGCCAGCAAAGCCGCCGAAGATCAAAACCGCCGGGCGGTGGCCGTTCTGGAACGCGACGCCATCGACCGGGAAAAGGAGTTGCGCCGCACCAACGAGGAGTTGCGCCGCCAAGCCGCCAAACGGCTCAAAGCGGAAAAAGCCTTGGAAGAGTCGCACCGAAGCCTCAATTGCATCTTCGAAAACAGCCCCATCGGCATTGCCTTTGTCACGGACCGCATCGTGCGCCGGGCCAACCCCCGTTTTCATCAGCTCTATGCCTTGGAGCCAGGTCAGGCGGTTGGCTTGCCGACGGCGGATTTTTATCCCGACGCCGAGGCCTACGAGAGCTTTGGCCGGCACTACTATCCGGCGCTGGGAGCGGGCGAGCGGGTGGATGTGGTGCGCGTCATGCGCCGCCACGACGGCACGGAGTTCTGGTGCCGCATCATCGGCCAGGTTCTGGATGCCGCCAGGCCCCAGGACGGCTCCATCTGGCTTATGGAAGACGTCACCGAGCGCCGGCTGGCCGAGGAGGCGACCCGGGCCGCCGAGCGCCTCAAACGCGAATTCATGGACAACATGTCCCACGAGATACGCACGCCCTTAAACGGCATCCTGGGCATGGCCGAGGTGCTGTCGGCCGGGCTTACCGACCCGCAGCAGCAGGAGATGCTTGAGACTCTCAAAGACTCCGGGCGCGCCCTGGCGGCATTGCTGGAAAATGTTCTGGATTTCGCCCGGCTCGACGCCGGAGACGTGGTCAGCCGGCGCGCGGCGTTTTCCCTGGTCAACCTGATCGAGGGCGTGGCCGCTTCCTTTGCCGGCGCGGCCATGCAAAAGGGCCTGCATCTGTCCTGGCGCGCGCAGCCGTCAACGCCGGAACTCGTGGTCGGCGACGGCGGCGGCTTGCGTCAGATCCTGGCCGCTCTGGTCAGTAACGCCGTGAAGTTCACCGACGCCGGGGCCATCGAAATCGTGGCCGAGGCCCAGCCTTCCTTGGCCGCGTCCCGTGACGCCCAGGCAATGGTTTGGGTGAGTCTGGCTGTGCATGACACCGGCATCGGCTTGTCCCCCGACCAGATCGAATCCATCTTTGAACCGTTTCGCCAGGTGGACGGCAGCAAGACCAGGCGCCATGGCGGCGCGGGCCTGGGGTTGGCCATTGCCGGCAAGCTGGCCGCCGCCATGGGCGGCGAACTTGCCGTGGAAAGCGAACCGGGCCGGGGCAGCGTTTTTCGTTTTACCGCGCCTTTCGAAGTCTACACGGCTGCCGATTCCTGA
- a CDS encoding SOS response-associated peptidase produces the protein MCGRFALAVPRRLLAEALGVPDLPDVPSRPEIFPSQLIEAVFTARESGRRMAGLFRWGFVPVFLADSTKTRPMINARSETALTLPSFRAAARYRRCLVPASGYFEWRGDAGGRKTRFFLSIPGRPVLALGALYERAVTAAGEVKDTVAILTRPAVGAAASVHDRMPLIVPPAAMADWLDPLRSAPADVAPLLALEPPPGLVASAGPGQPTQLVL, from the coding sequence ATGTGCGGACGATTCGCCTTGGCCGTGCCGCGCCGGCTCCTAGCCGAAGCCCTGGGCGTGCCGGACCTGCCCGATGTCCCGTCTCGGCCGGAAATCTTCCCTTCCCAGCTCATTGAAGCCGTGTTCACGGCCCGGGAATCGGGCCGGCGCATGGCCGGGCTTTTTCGGTGGGGATTCGTGCCGGTTTTCCTGGCCGATTCGACCAAAACCCGGCCCATGATCAACGCGCGCAGCGAGACGGCCTTGACCTTGCCGTCCTTTCGCGCCGCCGCCCGCTACCGCCGCTGCCTGGTCCCGGCCAGCGGCTATTTCGAATGGCGCGGCGACGCCGGCGGACGCAAGACCAGATTTTTCCTGAGCATCCCGGGCCGGCCGGTGCTGGCCCTGGGCGCGCTCTACGAGCGGGCCGTCACCGCCGCCGGCGAGGTCAAGGACACCGTCGCCATCCTCACCCGGCCGGCGGTTGGGGCGGCGGCCTCGGTCCACGACCGCATGCCGCTCATTGTCCCGCCGGCAGCCATGGCCGACTGGCTGGACCCGCTCCGCTCGGCCCCGGCCGACGTCGCCCCCCTGCTCGCCCTGGAACCGCCGCCGGGGCTGGTCGCCAGCGCCGGCCCGGGCCAGCCCACCCAACTCGTCTTGTAA